A genomic stretch from Mesomycoplasma neurolyticum includes:
- a CDS encoding beta/alpha barrel domain-containing protein: MEYSQSICAVNLLMLNKILNKLVKNKLKYIHVDIMDGHFVKNFGINFETAKYLIEKFPKVNFDAHLMVNNPLKHLNRLIEIGFKTIFLPIEKISRFNFFKILKKHPNIFFGIMIKSNDDINDYKEIIKKTKVILLMTINKIGGTGEKLNPDLFSKVYDIKKINPNIKIYSDGGLRKENAYLFKKHLIDVSVGGSIIFTFENIKKFFDWWNNEINNT; this comes from the coding sequence TATATGTGCTGTTAATTTATTAATGCTAAATAAAATTTTAAACAAACTAGTTAAAAACAAACTTAAATACATTCATGTAGATATAATGGATGGACATTTTGTTAAAAATTTTGGGATTAATTTTGAAACCGCTAAATACTTAATTGAAAAATTTCCAAAAGTTAATTTTGATGCTCATTTAATGGTCAATAACCCGCTTAAACATTTAAACCGCTTAATTGAAATTGGATTTAAAACAATTTTTTTACCAATTGAAAAAATAAGTAGGTTTAATTTTTTTAAAATTTTAAAAAAACATCCAAACATTTTTTTTGGAATTATGATCAAATCTAATGATGACATTAATGATTACAAAGAAATTATTAAAAAAACAAAAGTTATTTTGTTAATGACAATTAATAAAATAGGTGGCACAGGTGAAAAATTAAATCCTGATTTATTTTCTAAAGTTTATGATATAAAAAAAATAAATCCAAATATTAAAATTTATTCTGATGGTGGACTAAGGAAAGAAAATGCATATTTATTTAAAAAACATTTAATTGATGTAAGTGTTGGAGGCTCAATAATTTTTACATTTGAAAATATAAAAAAATTTTTTGATTGATGAAATAATGAAATTAACAATACTTAA